A part of Maniola hyperantus chromosome 14, iAphHyp1.2, whole genome shotgun sequence genomic DNA contains:
- the LOC117988128 gene encoding methyltransferase-like protein 22 has translation MPEYTVTSEIYGEYDYSTGRKASKDGNVISEFPFLLPKGKNKAQFDEDNDLDVERPQKEVIKIEHSSKTNISLVGLQVWRGALLLGDLLIHLGQTGTLNGKTILELGAGTGLTSFVAAMYAKKVICTDIDLGGILELIKLNAKYNSKLIKSQLKVMPLDFTNTEWSPTLLNEIKRSDIIIAADVIYDDDVTAAFISTIQKILNSNSPKTIYIVLEKRYVFTIEHLDSVAPCYETFLTLLDKVKTHSNWIVEQMPTDFPKYFTYDRVKDLVLWKISSKES, from the exons ATGCCAGAATATACTGTCACATCAGAAATATATGGGGAATATGATTATAGTACTGGCAGGAAGGCCAGCAAAGATGGGA ATGTGATATCAGAGTTTCCATTTTTATTACCAAAAGGTAAAAATAAAGCTCAATTTGATGAAGACAATGATCTGGATGTAGAGAGGCCACAGAAAGAAGTTATAAAAATAG aacACAGTTCAAAAACTAACATTTCGTTAGTTGGCTTGCAAGTATGGAGAGGGGCCTTACTATTAGGAGATCTGTTGATACACCTGGGACAGACTGGTACCTTGAATGGAAAGACTATACTGGAACTGGGCGCGGGCACTGGGTTGACCAGTTTTGTAGCTGCTATGTACGCTAAGAAAGTCATTTGTACAG ATATAGATTTAGGTGGTATATTGgaactaataaaattaaacgCGAAATATAACTCGAAACTGATAAAGTCGCAACTCAAAGTTATGCCCCTTGACTTTACTAACACTGAATGGAGCCCAACTTTGTTGAATGAAATAAAACGGTCTGATATTATTATAGCTGCAGATG taATATACGACGATGACGTAACCGCAGCGTTCATATCAACTATACAAAAGATCCTCAACTCCAACTCACCGAAAACTATCTACATAGTCTTGGAAAAGAGGTACGTGTTCACGATAGAGCATTTGGACTCGGTGGCACCTTGCTATGAAACATTCCTTACTTTGCTGGATAAAGTCAAGACCCATTCCAACTGGATCGTAGAACAAATGCCTACAGACTTCCCTAAATACTTTACTTATGATCGAGTCAAAGATTTAGTATTGTGGAAAATATCGTCAAAGGAAAGTTGA
- the LOC117988123 gene encoding uncharacterized protein: MSHSKNAYKLADKSTLDVYTSDANVDKGAINCNRTESCTYAVTLSKKSSGSGEEASSLCVGQKSFISIHSTDHLCQVTDIDTPADLEECNVEVLSLNEVFPSTSEESLSNDDESPVRRKRHSKRGHKEPEPPKSIYVPTSSKSSTTPGRQKDSMEAQAQHSDFDLPKNTMCVVGSNPGEPKKSYLDPPKKMTKTMKKFLRNIDRHKNDQSKSSEKVISKLTTMRGILKDGGCGPECTGDSSAHDTEDFNTEDLTSLPPYAMDFGPNYAKPNLDKNVSFNSQVLIIHFTGDLCVGQSIETLSKEKDQQARNSELRKTFLTKYNELWPTEK, encoded by the exons ATGTCACATTCGAAGAATGCTTACAAATTAGCCGATAAAAGTACATTGGACGTATACACAAGTGATGCAAATGTGGACAAAG gtGCGATAAATTGCAACAGGACCGAGAGCTGCACTTATGCTG TAACACTGTCGAAGAAATCATCCGGGTCGGGCGAGGAAGCATCAAGCCTGTGCGTCGGCCAGAAATCATTCATCAGCATACACTCAACCGACCACCTCTGCCAAGTGACAGACATAGATACTCCTGCAGACCTTGAGGAATGTAACGTAGAAGTCTTAAGCCTCAACGAGGTATTCCCCTCAACATCAGAAGAAAGTCTTTCCAATGACGATGAATCTCCTGTACGGAGGAAGAGGCATTCTAAAAGAGGTCACAAAGAGCCAGAACCCCCGAAGTCTATTTATGTACCAACAAGCAGCAAGTCTTCAACTACACCCGGAAGGCAAAAAGACAGTATGGAAGCTCAAGCTCAACACTCCGATTTTGATTTACCAAAAAACACGATGTGCGTAGTAGGTAGTAACCCTGGGGAACCGAAAAAGTCTTATCTAGATCCACCCAAGAAAATGACGAAAACG ATGAAAAAATTCCTCCGCAATATTGACAGGCACAAGAACGATCAGAGTAAAAGCAGTGAGAAGGTGATCAGCAAACTGACGACAATGCGGGGTATACTGAAGGATGGCGGCTGCGGGCCTGAATGCACGGGAGATTCTTCCGCCCACGACACTGAGGATTTTAATACag AAGACTTAACGTCCTTACCACCCTACGCAATGGATTTTGGACCAAATTACGCAAAACCAAACCTGGACAAGAACGTCTCATTCAACTCGCAAGTGTTAATCATCCACTTTACGGGAGATCTCTGCGTGGGACAAAGCATCGAAACCCTAAGCAAGGAGAAAGACCAGCAGGCGAGGAATTCGGAGCTAAGGAAAACTTTTTTAACCAAATACAATGAACTTTGGCCAACCGAAAAGTAA